A window from Candidatus Nitrospira neomarina encodes these proteins:
- a CDS encoding CBS domain-containing protein, which translates to MSVDFKETLGHYMQRDLEGVSEDTSVVNAASLMAARRIGSLVVYPAGQESHPSKIIGLISETDLLRRVIAQDLTAAGTNVGQIMASPVLSLPSDRLMLDASHFMEKHGIRHLCVTEGETIVGLISVRDLVKHFVYAEKGPIRDLDDVYRPLSVLMRRDIESIDREATLITVAKRMTDKRIGALMVTQGGEVVGIVTERDLVHKGMAQNQDLAQTKVGSVMTQTLIDIDINRTVHDASDLMAEKNIRHLPITENHAIVGILSVRDLMRMISVRDRPRFLNKPS; encoded by the coding sequence ATGAGCGTCGATTTCAAGGAAACCCTTGGACATTATATGCAGCGCGATCTTGAAGGGGTGAGCGAAGACACCTCTGTCGTGAATGCGGCCAGTCTCATGGCGGCACGACGGATTGGCAGTCTCGTGGTCTACCCGGCAGGGCAGGAGTCTCACCCTTCAAAAATTATCGGGCTTATTTCAGAGACCGATCTCCTTCGCCGGGTGATCGCCCAAGACCTGACCGCGGCAGGAACGAACGTGGGGCAGATTATGGCAAGCCCGGTACTCTCTCTTCCCTCCGATCGCCTGATGCTGGATGCCAGCCATTTCATGGAGAAGCATGGCATTCGACATCTTTGTGTGACGGAAGGGGAAACCATTGTCGGCCTGATATCCGTTCGAGATCTGGTGAAACATTTTGTGTATGCGGAGAAGGGGCCGATTCGGGATCTTGATGATGTGTATCGGCCTCTCAGTGTGCTGATGCGGCGGGATATTGAATCGATCGATCGGGAAGCGACCCTCATCACCGTCGCCAAGCGTATGACCGACAAGCGGATCGGCGCCCTCATGGTGACGCAGGGTGGTGAGGTGGTGGGAATAGTCACGGAGCGTGATCTGGTCCACAAAGGTATGGCGCAGAACCAGGATCTTGCGCAGACCAAAGTGGGTTCGGTGATGACGCAAACGCTGATCGATATTGATATCAACCGGACGGTGCATGATGCCAGCGATCTCATGGCCGAAAAAAATATCCGGCATCTGCCGATTACGGAAAATCATGCGATTGTGGGTATTTTGTCTGTGAGGGATCTGATGCGAATGATTTCCGTCAGGGATCGCCCCAGATTTCTCAACAAGCCATCATAA
- the deoC gene encoding deoxyribose-phosphate aldolase, translating into MTRDEFTKIIDHTALKPETTKDQIRQLCEEAVTFGFGTVCVAPLWVPFATRCLTGSPVRIATVIGFPHGNTLPDVKAYEAKLAIEAGAHELDMVIQIGLLRAGNHGAVLDDIQGVVNVARRASRSKILVKVILETSLLNKEEQQTGCQLVEKAGADYVKTSAGFTGRHVTIEEVGFLRSIVGTRVGVKAAGGIRDLITAVALVNAGASRLGSSSSVSIMHMWPG; encoded by the coding sequence ATGACCCGCGACGAATTCACAAAAATTATTGACCATACCGCGTTAAAACCGGAAACCACCAAAGACCAGATACGACAGCTCTGCGAAGAGGCGGTGACGTTCGGGTTCGGAACGGTCTGCGTCGCTCCGCTCTGGGTTCCGTTTGCCACGCGTTGTCTGACGGGATCTCCCGTCCGGATTGCCACGGTTATCGGCTTTCCTCACGGCAACACGCTTCCGGATGTGAAAGCCTACGAGGCCAAACTGGCGATCGAAGCCGGAGCGCATGAATTGGATATGGTGATCCAGATTGGCTTGCTCCGAGCGGGCAATCATGGAGCGGTCCTGGACGATATCCAGGGCGTCGTGAACGTGGCGCGTCGTGCCTCCCGATCAAAAATCCTGGTCAAGGTCATTCTCGAAACATCGCTCTTAAATAAGGAAGAACAACAAACAGGTTGCCAACTCGTGGAAAAGGCCGGAGCCGATTATGTGAAAACATCGGCCGGATTTACCGGTCGCCACGTCACCATTGAAGAGGTGGGGTTTCTGCGGAGTATTGTCGGTACACGGGTGGGCGTCAAGGCGGCCGGGGGCATCCGCGACCTGATCACTGCCGTGGCGTTGGTCAATGCCGGAGCGTCCCGCCTGGGGAGTTCGTCATCCGTGTCCATCATGCACATGTGGCCCGGATAA
- the glgC gene encoding glucose-1-phosphate adenylyltransferase, which yields MIDVYTMILAGGRGERLLPLTQHRAKPAVPFGGKYRIIDVTLSNCLNSGLRKIAVLIQYKSHSLDRHIRRGWSIFNPELGEFIFSIPPQQRINAEWYRGTADAVHQNLFLLEQEHPNFLLVLAGDHLYKMNYADMFRFMQDTEADAIVGALEWPVEKARQFGVLGVDSSNRVTRFEEKPANPFHLPDDPTHAFVSMGIYLFRTNHLYEELRKDSEMPTAHDFGKNIIPNMIQNNKKVFAYNFEDENKKEVKYWRDIGTLDAYYEANMDLVGVDPHLNLYDEAWPIRTYQGQYPPAKFVFADEFKGGRRGMALDSIVSGGCIISGSLVQNCVLSPNVHIEHHAEVYDSVIMENVKIGDRSRIRRAIIDKGVVIPPDTVIGHDLQHDRQRFPVTEDGVVVVTPDSSTKE from the coding sequence ATGATTGATGTCTATACCATGATCCTTGCCGGTGGCCGTGGCGAACGGCTCCTCCCGCTCACCCAACACCGGGCCAAACCTGCGGTGCCCTTTGGAGGCAAATACCGAATTATCGACGTGACCTTGAGCAATTGCCTCAATTCGGGGCTTCGCAAAATTGCCGTGCTTATCCAATATAAATCCCACTCGTTGGACCGCCACATCCGAAGAGGTTGGTCGATTTTCAACCCGGAGCTGGGCGAATTCATCTTTTCCATCCCGCCGCAACAACGTATCAACGCCGAGTGGTACCGGGGCACAGCCGACGCGGTCCATCAAAACCTATTTTTGCTGGAACAGGAACACCCGAATTTCTTATTGGTGCTGGCCGGAGATCATCTTTACAAAATGAACTATGCCGACATGTTCAGGTTCATGCAAGACACGGAGGCGGATGCCATCGTGGGCGCCCTTGAATGGCCGGTCGAAAAAGCTCGACAGTTCGGGGTCCTCGGGGTAGATTCATCAAATCGCGTCACCCGGTTTGAAGAAAAACCGGCCAACCCGTTTCACCTACCTGATGACCCAACGCATGCGTTTGTTTCCATGGGCATTTATCTTTTTCGCACAAACCACCTCTATGAGGAACTGCGAAAAGATTCCGAAATGCCCACGGCCCATGACTTCGGGAAAAATATTATTCCCAACATGATTCAGAACAATAAAAAAGTGTTTGCCTATAATTTTGAAGATGAAAACAAAAAAGAGGTCAAGTACTGGCGGGACATCGGTACCCTGGACGCCTACTACGAAGCCAACATGGATCTCGTCGGAGTTGATCCCCACCTCAACCTCTATGATGAGGCCTGGCCCATCCGCACGTACCAAGGCCAATACCCGCCCGCAAAATTTGTCTTTGCCGATGAGTTCAAGGGGGGGCGCAGAGGCATGGCACTGGATTCCATCGTCTCAGGAGGCTGCATTATCTCCGGAAGCCTGGTGCAAAATTGTGTGCTCTCACCCAACGTCCACATCGAGCATCATGCCGAAGTCTACGATTCCGTCATCATGGAAAATGTCAAAATCGGCGACCGGTCCCGTATCCGACGGGCCATCATCGATAAGGGCGTCGTCATTCCCCCCGATACCGTCATCGGGCACGATCTCCAGCACGATCGCCAACGCTTTCCTGTCACCGAAGACGGCGTGGTCGTCGTGACACCCGATTCATCCACAAAAGAATGA
- a CDS encoding heavy-metal-associated domain-containing protein, whose amino-acid sequence MEDLTLTIEGMSCGHCVQGITNILSNLKGVKVDQVKIGEATLGFYPQTITPNQIIHAIEEEGYKARLSMEAV is encoded by the coding sequence ATGGAAGATCTCACACTCACGATTGAAGGCATGAGTTGCGGACATTGTGTGCAAGGTATCACCAACATCCTTTCCAATTTGAAGGGCGTGAAGGTGGATCAGGTGAAAATCGGGGAGGCGACCCTTGGCTTTTATCCTCAGACCATCACACCCAACCAAATTATTCACGCGATCGAGGAGGAAGGCTACAAAGCCCGGCTCAGCATGGAGGCCGTATGA
- a CDS encoding DEAD/DEAH box helicase, producing the protein MSSTALSQFGALGVSATLVGVLNKLGLTEPTPIQVQAIPPALEGRDVLGCAQTGTGKTAAFVIPIIERLVDGPKGHPRAMILAPTRELAFQIQETVDKFGRVRGIFATTLVGGADMHAQVRGLRQRPDIIVATPGRLLDHMWQGTVSFTKLRMVVLDEADRMLDMGFAPQLNQIIEALPETRQTLLFSATMPNNLADLARMSLNDPFKALVAKSATPAEGVTHTVHHTANSDKTSLLLSILKETEGSVLVFTRTKHRADRIGETLEKVGCRVAVLHAGRRLPQRRAALEGFRRGRFEILVATDIAARGLDVDNIQHVINYDLPHVPEDYIHRIGRTARKNTKGWATSFVTGEDNRSLRMIEKLLGKAVPCAPGSRPPMPAIAPERRGPRPNSAGRGFGTPRSGSPGRHDRPAVRRPRPSTLAS; encoded by the coding sequence ATGTCTTCAACTGCGTTGTCACAGTTTGGTGCGCTTGGTGTGTCTGCTACTTTGGTTGGGGTGTTGAATAAGCTCGGTTTAACGGAACCGACCCCGATTCAAGTACAGGCCATCCCTCCGGCTTTGGAAGGTCGGGATGTGTTGGGGTGTGCCCAGACCGGAACCGGAAAAACCGCCGCCTTTGTCATTCCTATCATTGAACGTTTGGTAGATGGTCCTAAGGGCCACCCTCGTGCGATGATTTTAGCGCCAACCCGGGAGTTGGCATTTCAAATTCAAGAAACCGTTGATAAGTTCGGGCGTGTGCGCGGGATCTTTGCGACCACGCTGGTGGGTGGTGCTGATATGCATGCGCAAGTTCGTGGATTACGGCAACGTCCCGATATCATCGTCGCGACGCCGGGTCGCCTTCTCGACCATATGTGGCAGGGGACGGTTTCGTTTACCAAGCTTCGGATGGTGGTCCTCGACGAGGCCGATCGAATGCTTGATATGGGGTTTGCGCCTCAGCTCAATCAAATCATTGAGGCATTACCGGAAACCCGGCAAACCTTACTCTTCTCGGCAACCATGCCGAATAATTTGGCTGATTTGGCTCGGATGTCACTCAACGATCCGTTTAAAGCTCTGGTAGCGAAATCGGCCACACCGGCTGAAGGCGTCACCCATACGGTGCATCACACTGCCAATTCCGATAAAACCTCACTCCTGCTATCTATTTTAAAGGAGACAGAGGGGTCAGTCCTTGTCTTTACCCGGACCAAACATCGTGCCGACCGGATCGGGGAAACCCTGGAAAAGGTCGGTTGTCGCGTGGCAGTGTTACATGCGGGACGACGACTTCCCCAACGCCGTGCGGCGTTGGAAGGGTTTCGCCGGGGACGGTTTGAAATTTTAGTTGCGACCGATATTGCCGCCCGTGGGTTGGACGTGGACAATATTCAACATGTGATCAATTATGATTTGCCTCATGTACCGGAAGATTATATCCATCGTATTGGTCGGACGGCGCGGAAGAATACCAAAGGTTGGGCCACAAGTTTTGTCACCGGTGAAGACAATCGTTCGTTACGAATGATTGAAAAATTGCTGGGGAAGGCGGTTCCCTGCGCACCTGGAAGCCGTCCGCCAATGCCGGCCATTGCACCGGAGAGACGTGGGCCTCGGCCTAATTCCGCGGGTAGAGGATTTGGTACTCCTCGATCGGGGAGCCCTGGCAGGCATGATCGACCGGCTGTTCGTCGACCGCGTCCGTCTACCTTAGCTTCCTAA
- a CDS encoding NAD(P)-dependent alcohol dehydrogenase, with protein MGATQAYAALQAGALLEPFSVNRRPVGSNDVLIKILYCGVCHSDIHQARDEWGGSIFPLVPGHEVVGTVTRVGAGVKKFREGETVGVGCFVDSCRTCSSCTRGVEQYCEAGMILTYNGLDKDGRPTYGGYSSEIVVHESYVLKIPHSLPPTGVAPLLCAGITTYSPLRQWGVGKGHKLCVVGLGGLGHMAVKFGKAFGAEVTVLSRTDMKRGDAERLGATGFAATSQEGALTRLARQFDFVMDTVSGTHDFNAFLGLLKTDGTYILVGAPSEPLSVEAFALIMRRRRLVGSLIGGIRETQEMLNFCGEHGITSDVEVIPIQQINEAYERVLSGDVRFRFVIDMATLTDSP; from the coding sequence ATGGGGGCAACCCAAGCCTATGCCGCGTTGCAAGCCGGAGCCTTACTCGAACCGTTCAGCGTTAACCGGCGACCGGTCGGGTCGAATGACGTTCTGATCAAAATCCTTTATTGCGGAGTCTGCCACTCCGACATTCATCAGGCGCGAGACGAATGGGGTGGATCCATCTTTCCTCTGGTCCCGGGGCATGAGGTGGTCGGGACGGTGACCAGGGTGGGGGCAGGTGTTAAGAAGTTTCGTGAAGGAGAGACGGTCGGAGTCGGATGTTTTGTCGATTCATGTCGCACCTGTTCCTCATGTACCCGTGGCGTAGAGCAATATTGTGAAGCGGGCATGATCCTGACCTACAACGGTCTCGACAAAGACGGCCGGCCGACTTATGGCGGCTACTCCAGCGAAATCGTGGTGCATGAATCATATGTGCTCAAGATTCCTCACTCCCTTCCGCCGACAGGTGTCGCCCCGCTGTTATGTGCCGGAATTACCACGTACTCTCCCTTGCGGCAGTGGGGTGTGGGGAAAGGCCATAAACTTTGTGTGGTCGGGCTCGGGGGGCTCGGTCACATGGCCGTCAAATTTGGTAAGGCATTTGGGGCGGAGGTCACCGTCTTGAGCCGCACGGACATGAAGCGAGGGGATGCGGAGCGTCTTGGGGCGACAGGGTTTGCCGCGACTTCGCAGGAAGGGGCCTTGACGCGTTTGGCCCGTCAGTTTGATTTCGTGATGGATACGGTCTCTGGTACCCATGATTTCAATGCCTTTCTGGGGTTGCTTAAAACTGATGGAACGTACATTTTGGTCGGCGCGCCGAGCGAACCGCTCTCCGTTGAGGCGTTTGCGCTTATTATGCGGCGGCGGCGTCTGGTGGGTTCCCTGATTGGCGGAATTCGTGAGACGCAGGAAATGCTGAATTTTTGCGGGGAGCATGGGATCACTTCCGATGTGGAGGTCATTCCCATTCAACAGATTAACGAAGCCTATGAACGGGTCCTTAGTGGGGACGTCCGTTTTCGTTTTGTCATCGATATGGCAACCTTAACAGACAGCCCCTAG
- a CDS encoding DUF1326 domain-containing protein produces the protein MADQWMLRGVEFANCNCSYGCGCQFNAPSTNGFCEAMGSGYIEEGYFNDTRLDGLNYVMLLQWPGEIAQGNGTQQILIDARADALQREALRKILHGEATATGATHFFVFNSTMSNVLEPRFVPIDLSIDVEARQATVHVPGLVESKGTPISNPHTGRDHRARINLPEGFEYTVAEVGNGSTKAQAGITLNLSNSYGQFNILHMNQDGVIRA, from the coding sequence ATGGCTGATCAATGGATGCTGCGTGGTGTCGAGTTCGCCAATTGCAACTGTAGCTATGGATGTGGATGTCAGTTCAATGCCCCCTCGACGAACGGATTTTGCGAGGCAATGGGCTCGGGATATATTGAAGAGGGGTATTTCAATGACACGCGTTTGGATGGATTGAACTACGTCATGCTCTTGCAATGGCCAGGGGAAATTGCCCAAGGAAATGGAACTCAGCAGATTTTAATCGATGCGCGAGCGGATGCCTTGCAACGCGAAGCACTTCGGAAAATTCTACATGGCGAGGCGACCGCCACGGGAGCTACCCACTTTTTTGTGTTCAATAGTACGATGTCTAACGTGTTGGAACCCCGGTTTGTTCCGATTGATCTCTCCATAGATGTGGAGGCAAGACAGGCCACGGTCCACGTGCCGGGCTTGGTGGAATCGAAGGGGACACCCATCTCCAATCCTCATACCGGAAGAGATCATCGCGCCAGAATTAATTTGCCGGAAGGATTTGAATATACCGTGGCCGAAGTGGGCAACGGATCGACCAAAGCTCAAGCCGGAATTACATTGAACCTGTCTAATAGCTATGGGCAATTTAATATTCTTCACATGAATCAGGATGGAGTGATCAGAGCCTGA
- a CDS encoding DUF2182 domain-containing protein → MQLHSWTPVDFVLVYLMWAVMMVGMMLPGAVPMTLLYAGMVRKAERQGSLMAPTGAFVAGYLALWSVFSIGATVVQWGLHAAAMLSPMMVAKSHVVGAGLLIVAGMYQLTPWKTVCLEHCRAPAHFIAEHWRPGTSGAFRLGLHHGAFCLGCCWALMGLLFVGGVMNVLWIAAITVFVLLEKILPVGAWSGGLGWVAGIGLIMSGVGVLVLA, encoded by the coding sequence ATGCAGTTACATTCATGGACGCCGGTGGATTTTGTGCTTGTGTATCTGATGTGGGCTGTCATGATGGTCGGGATGATGTTGCCCGGTGCTGTCCCGATGACGTTGTTGTATGCAGGCATGGTTCGCAAGGCCGAACGGCAGGGTTCACTCATGGCTCCGACGGGGGCATTTGTGGCCGGGTATCTGGCTCTATGGAGTGTCTTTAGTATAGGCGCGACTGTCGTGCAGTGGGGATTGCATGCAGCGGCCATGCTTTCGCCCATGATGGTGGCCAAAAGTCATGTGGTCGGTGCCGGGCTTTTAATTGTCGCTGGGATGTATCAACTCACCCCGTGGAAGACTGTGTGCTTAGAACATTGTCGGGCTCCCGCTCACTTTATTGCCGAGCATTGGCGACCGGGCACTTCCGGCGCGTTTCGATTGGGGCTGCATCATGGTGCATTTTGTCTCGGCTGCTGCTGGGCCTTGATGGGGCTGTTGTTTGTGGGTGGGGTGATGAATGTGCTCTGGATCGCGGCGATTACGGTCTTTGTGCTTTTAGAAAAGATCTTGCCGGTCGGCGCCTGGAGCGGAGGATTGGGATGGGTGGCCGGTATCGGCCTCATTATGAGTGGGGTAGGCGTATTGGTTCTGGCGTAA
- a CDS encoding glutathione peroxidase → MSTIYDITCRNIQGENETLATRKGKVLLIVNTASKCGFTPQFQGLEDLYKKYHPQGLEILGFPCNQFGSQDPGENEEILTFCQTNYGVTFPMFAKVDVNGPDAHPLFKYLKAEAPGVLGSEAIKWNFTKFLVDQTGAVKERYAPATKPSDLESDLTALLNAKAKQA, encoded by the coding sequence ATGAGTACTATTTACGACATCACCTGCCGGAACATTCAGGGAGAGAATGAAACCCTCGCCACCAGAAAGGGTAAGGTCTTACTGATCGTCAATACGGCCTCCAAATGCGGATTCACCCCTCAGTTTCAGGGGCTGGAAGATCTCTATAAAAAATATCATCCACAAGGACTGGAGATCCTCGGATTTCCCTGCAATCAATTTGGAAGCCAAGACCCGGGTGAGAACGAAGAAATCCTCACGTTCTGCCAAACCAACTATGGAGTGACCTTTCCGATGTTTGCCAAAGTGGACGTCAATGGGCCCGATGCTCATCCCCTCTTCAAATACCTCAAAGCCGAGGCACCGGGAGTACTCGGATCAGAGGCCATCAAGTGGAACTTCACGAAATTTCTGGTAGACCAAACCGGGGCGGTCAAGGAACGCTATGCCCCCGCAACCAAACCCTCAGACCTTGAGTCAGACCTCACAGCACTCCTCAACGCCAAGGCGAAGCAAGCTTAA
- a CDS encoding RNA polymerase sigma factor codes for MKTEAKSEMGREAQHPPLLDEVMKQLTDHRQAFHAFLTRRLGNSAFAEDLLQQCFMKALAHFHSIKKMDRIVPWFYQILRHALIDYYRSKETDTKRFQAFLVETETLGTHQVPSLDELQPTICACLDRLVFTLKPEYADIIRRIDLSGESLKSVAKDLHITTNNLTVRLHRARQALRKSLEDSCGICSKHGCLNCTCE; via the coding sequence ATGAAAACCGAAGCCAAATCCGAAATGGGGAGAGAGGCCCAACACCCTCCTCTCTTAGATGAGGTGATGAAGCAGTTAACCGATCATCGCCAGGCCTTTCACGCCTTCCTGACCCGCCGTCTGGGTAATTCGGCCTTTGCCGAAGACCTCCTGCAACAATGCTTCATGAAAGCCCTGGCCCATTTCCATTCCATCAAAAAGATGGACCGGATAGTCCCCTGGTTCTACCAAATCCTTCGACATGCGCTGATTGATTATTATCGAAGCAAAGAAACGGACACCAAGCGGTTTCAAGCCTTTCTTGTCGAGACCGAGACACTGGGCACCCATCAGGTCCCTTCGCTGGATGAACTGCAACCGACGATTTGTGCCTGTCTGGATCGCCTCGTGTTCACCCTCAAACCCGAATATGCCGACATCATTCGCCGGATAGATTTGTCCGGAGAATCGCTGAAATCCGTCGCCAAGGATTTACACATCACCACCAATAATCTCACGGTCCGTTTACATCGAGCGCGCCAGGCCTTGCGCAAGTCCCTGGAAGATTCCTGCGGGATTTGCAGTAAGCATGGGTGCTTGAATTGCACCTGCGAATAA
- a CDS encoding SGNH/GDSL hydrolase family protein — protein sequence MVRKWAANLALVFMGCGIAFVLVEIGLFLFGISYPSFFIADDLTGYAHKPGAEGLYSNEGEAYIRINSMGLRDREHTLEKPLGTFRIALLGDSFTEAMQVPAEQIYAARLEHELSDCPSLAGRQVEAINFGVSGFSTAQELLVLRHKASLYDPDLVLLALYTENDIRGNLRALYGKNNIPYFIMSGGRLVLDNSFHHTMEFRLQQFPLSAEAFEVSRVLQVFRHAKYKLKSFLEEMAQQQQMKDWEDPALRLDLLVYLDQPDPSWEHAWKITERLIVQMKREVEEGGRRFLLVSLSNPDQVHPDVQHRQALARQLGVPDLLYPDRRIQALAKREDTELLSLAEPLATYAEQHNVFLHGFQNSELGKGHWNAAGHRLAGKLMSERICRMVESTVSAKDIQAE from the coding sequence GTGGTAAGGAAGTGGGCAGCAAACCTCGCATTAGTCTTCATGGGATGTGGAATTGCCTTTGTCCTCGTTGAAATCGGTCTTTTCCTTTTCGGAATTTCCTACCCCTCTTTCTTTATAGCTGACGACCTGACCGGCTATGCTCATAAACCGGGGGCTGAAGGTCTTTATTCTAATGAAGGTGAAGCCTACATTCGGATCAATAGTATGGGGCTGCGCGACCGTGAGCACACTCTGGAGAAGCCTCTGGGGACCTTCCGGATTGCGCTTCTGGGCGATTCCTTCACGGAGGCGATGCAGGTTCCGGCCGAGCAGATCTATGCGGCCAGGCTTGAACACGAGTTGTCAGATTGTCCCTCCCTCGCCGGGCGTCAGGTAGAAGCCATAAATTTCGGTGTGTCCGGCTTCAGTACAGCCCAGGAATTACTGGTGCTGCGTCATAAAGCTTCTCTCTATGATCCGGATCTCGTCCTGCTGGCCTTGTATACAGAGAACGATATTCGTGGGAACCTGAGAGCACTATACGGGAAAAACAATATCCCCTATTTCATCATGAGCGGCGGGCGCCTGGTCCTCGACAATTCCTTCCATCACACGATGGAGTTTCGGCTTCAACAATTTCCGCTGAGTGCCGAAGCCTTTGAAGTCTCCCGCGTCCTACAGGTGTTTCGCCACGCCAAATACAAACTCAAATCCTTTCTGGAGGAAATGGCCCAGCAACAGCAGATGAAGGACTGGGAAGATCCCGCTCTTCGCCTCGATCTACTGGTCTATCTCGACCAGCCGGACCCATCCTGGGAACATGCCTGGAAGATTACCGAACGATTGATCGTGCAAATGAAGCGTGAGGTAGAAGAGGGGGGACGCCGGTTCCTTCTTGTGAGCCTTTCGAATCCCGACCAGGTTCATCCCGACGTGCAACATCGACAGGCATTGGCCCGTCAACTTGGCGTACCGGATCTTTTGTATCCTGATCGTCGCATCCAGGCTTTGGCGAAACGGGAAGATACCGAGTTATTGAGCCTGGCAGAACCTCTCGCCACTTATGCTGAACAGCATAATGTGTTCCTGCATGGATTTCAGAACAGTGAATTGGGGAAGGGCCACTGGAACGCCGCCGGTCACCGGCTTGCAGGGAAGCTGATGTCCGAAAGGATCTGCCGGATGGTGGAATCGACAGTTTCGGCGAAAGACATACAGGCGGAATGA
- a CDS encoding YnfA family protein — protein MNTLYWYAGAALAEISGCFAFWAWLRLGRSGWWTVPGMVSLLVFALLLARTEAAFAGRAYAAYGGVYMAASLLWLWGVEQIQPDRWDWLGAGLCLVGAAVILWGPRPA, from the coding sequence ATGAATACCCTCTATTGGTACGCAGGCGCCGCGCTGGCAGAAATTAGCGGGTGTTTTGCCTTTTGGGCCTGGTTACGACTGGGGCGATCGGGTTGGTGGACGGTTCCCGGCATGGTGAGTCTGCTTGTGTTCGCTCTCTTATTGGCGCGAACGGAAGCTGCCTTTGCGGGTCGGGCGTACGCCGCATATGGCGGAGTCTATATGGCGGCCTCTCTCTTATGGCTCTGGGGTGTTGAACAGATCCAACCGGATCGTTGGGATTGGCTTGGGGCCGGGCTGTGTCTTGTCGGAGCGGCGGTGATTCTTTGGGGACCCCGTCCCGCATAA
- a CDS encoding aldo/keto reductase → MKYVHLGRSGLKVSRLCLGTMNFGPETTEADSGTIMDTALELGINFFDTANVYGWEVGEGITEQIIGRWFAQGGQRREKVVLATKVFGRMGDWPNQSRLSALHIKRACEASLRRLQTDYIDLYQMHHVDRHSPWEEIWQAMEQLMREGKILYVGSSNFAGWHLAQAQEMARHRNFLGLVAEQSLYNLNDRMIELEVIPACEAYGIGLIPWSPVARGLLAGALEPATSGRRADEDLRKNVEKFRPRLEAYESLCREVGEAPAHIAMAWLLQQPAVTAPIIGPRTLDQLQGAMRTFDITLSKEVLKKLDTIFPGPGGPAPEAYAW, encoded by the coding sequence ATGAAATATGTCCATCTGGGTCGATCCGGCTTGAAAGTCAGCCGGTTGTGTCTGGGCACGATGAATTTCGGACCGGAAACCACAGAAGCCGACAGTGGAACCATCATGGATACCGCACTGGAGCTCGGCATTAATTTTTTCGATACCGCAAATGTGTATGGCTGGGAAGTGGGGGAAGGCATTACCGAACAGATCATCGGTCGTTGGTTTGCGCAGGGGGGCCAACGCCGGGAAAAAGTCGTCCTGGCCACCAAAGTGTTCGGGCGGATGGGAGACTGGCCCAACCAATCCCGTTTGTCCGCACTCCATATCAAGCGGGCCTGTGAAGCCAGTTTGCGCCGGCTCCAAACCGATTATATCGACCTGTATCAGATGCACCATGTTGACCGGCACTCTCCATGGGAGGAAATCTGGCAGGCCATGGAACAGCTCATGCGCGAGGGGAAAATCTTATACGTGGGGAGTAGTAACTTTGCGGGATGGCATCTGGCGCAAGCGCAGGAAATGGCCAGGCACCGGAATTTCCTGGGACTGGTGGCGGAGCAGAGTTTGTACAACTTAAATGACCGCATGATTGAGCTGGAGGTCATTCCGGCCTGTGAAGCGTACGGCATTGGCCTCATTCCCTGGAGTCCGGTCGCGCGCGGCCTCCTGGCCGGGGCGCTTGAACCCGCGACCAGCGGACGGCGGGCCGATGAGGATCTGCGCAAGAACGTGGAAAAATTCCGGCCACGGTTGGAAGCCTACGAATCGCTGTGCCGGGAAGTCGGCGAGGCGCCTGCACATATCGCCATGGCATGGCTTCTTCAGCAACCAGCCGTCACGGCACCCATCATTGGCCCCCGAACGCTGGACCAGTTACAGGGCGCCATGCGCACTTTCGACATCACACTGTCCAAAGAAGTATTGAAAAAATTGGATACTATCTTCCCCGGACCGGGAGGTCCCGCACCCGAAGCTTACGCCTGGTGA
- a CDS encoding SemiSWEET transporter yields MGSVAGACTTSSFLPQAIQIVKTKHAKDLSLSMYSILTSGLMLWSVYGLINHDWPLVIANMVTLFLAGWIFVLKLRYG; encoded by the coding sequence ATGGGATCTGTCGCGGGAGCCTGCACGACCTCGTCGTTTCTTCCCCAGGCGATTCAAATTGTGAAAACTAAACATGCCAAAGATCTTTCCCTGAGTATGTATTCGATCTTAACTTCGGGCTTGATGCTCTGGAGCGTCTATGGCTTGATCAATCATGATTGGCCGTTAGTCATCGCCAATATGGTGACCCTGTTTCTGGCTGGTTGGATTTTTGTCCTGAAACTCCGGTACGGGTAG